In one window of Xiphophorus hellerii strain 12219 chromosome 23, Xiphophorus_hellerii-4.1, whole genome shotgun sequence DNA:
- the LOC116714167 gene encoding endothelin receptor type B-like: MVDMFVRTRAVVLLLCLLVAAEAGASRSARDSQSVPDPLEPSEGNASVRLPAPQPDRPRTPFPPMCVKPTEIRHAFKYVNTIISCLIFVVGIIGNSTLLRIIYRNKCMRNGPNVLIGSLALGDLLYIIIAIPINVYKLIAEDWPFGVHVCKLIPFIQKASVGITVLSLCALSIDRYHAVISWSRVKGMGIPLWKAMEVTVIWMAAVVLAVPEAVAFDMIEMSYRGNKLRTCLLHPEQATSFMKLYKEVKDFWLFGFYFCLPLACTGIFYTLMSCEMLSRKKGMRIALNDHMKQRREVAKTVFCLVLIFAFCWLPLHLSRLLKKTIYDEKDPNRCELLSFLLVMDYIGINMASLNSCINPIALYFVSQKFKNCFQSCLCCWCYRTSPLDDRCSGGRWKGSCHGNGLDRTSSRSSQKYTSSS; this comes from the exons ATGGTCGACATGTTTGTGAGAACGAGGGCCGTCGTGCTGCTGTTGTGCCTCCTGGTGGCGGCGGAGGCCGGGGCCTCGAGGTCGGCCCGCGACTCCCAGAGCGTCCCCGACCCCCTGGAGCCCTCGGAGGGCAACGCGTCCGTCCGGCTCCCGGCGCCGCAGCCGGACCGTCCGCGGACGCCGTTCCCGCCCATGTGCGTCAAGCCGACGGAGATCAGACACGCCTTCAAGTACGTGAACACCATCATTTCCTGCCTGATCTTCGTGGTGGGGATCATCGGCAACTCGACGCTGCTCAGGATCATCTACAGGAACAAATGCATGAGGAACGGACCCAACGTGCTGATTGGCAGCCTGGCACTCGGAGACCTGCTGTACATCATCATCGCCATCCCCATCAACGTGTACAAG CTAATAGCCGAGGACTGGCCGTTCGGCGTGCACGTCTGCAAGCTGATCCCGTTCATCCAGAAAGCCTCGGTGGGAATCACCGTCCTCAGCCTGTGTGCCCTCAGCATTGACCG CTACCACGCCGTGATATCGTGGAGCCGGGTGAAGGGCATGGGGATCCCCCTGTGGAAGGCCATGGAGGTGACCGTGATCTGGATGGCCGCCGTGGTGCTGGCCGTCCCCGAGGCGGTGGCGTTCGACATGATAGAGATGTCGTACAGGGGCAACAAGCTGCGCACTTGCCTGCTGCACCCGGAGCAGGCCACCAGCTTCATGAAG CTGTACAAGGAAGTTAAAGACTTTTGGTTGTTCGGCTTCTACTTCTGCCTCCCGCTGGCCTGCACGGGGATCTTCTACACGCTCATGTCCTGCGAGATGCTCAGTCGCAAGAAAGGCATGCGGATCGCGCTCAACGACCACATGAAACAG CGGAGGGAAGTGGCGAAGACGGTGTTCTGCCTCGTGCTGATCTTTGCTTTCTGCTGGCTGCCGCTCCACCTCAGCCGCCTTCTGAAGAAAACCATCTACGACGAAAAAGACCCCAACCGCTGCGAGCTGCTCAG CTTCCTTCTGGTGATGGATTACATCGGGATCAACATGGCCTCTCTAAACTCCTGCATTAACCCGATTGCCCTCTACTTTGTCAGCCAGAAgtttaaaaattgtttccag TCCTGCCTGTGCTGCTGGTGCTACAGGACGTCTCCTCTGGACGACCGGTGCTCCGGAGGACGCTGGAAGGGATCCTGCCATGGCAACGGACTGGACCGCACCAGCTCCCGCTCCAGCCAGAAGTACACAAGCTCTtcatag